The region TCAGAGCCCCTTCCGGGAGACAGCCATGCCCATTGCCGCCAGAAGAAGCCTTGTTGCGGGACTGAGCGCCTCGCTCCTTGTCGCCGCCACCGGCTGCGGCGCCGGCGCCACCACCACCACCGCCGGTTCGTCCGCCGACCTCAAGCCCGCCCCCGCCGCCCAGCGCCTCGACAAGGTCTGTCCCGCCACCGTCGTCGTCCAGGCCGACTGGGAGCCCGAGGCCGAACACGGTCCGATCTACAACCTTGTCGGCCCCGGCTACACCGTCGACACCGACAAGAAGCGGGTCACCGGCCCCCTCGTCATCGGCGGCAAGGACACCGGCGTCAAGATCCAGGTACGGGCGGGAGGTTCTGCCGTCGGGTACCAGACCCCCGCCTCGGAGATGTACATCGACCAGTCCATCACCCTTGGCATGGTCACCACCGACAGCGCCATCCAGACAGTCGGCAAGCGGCCCGTCACCGCGGTCGCCGCGCTGATGAAGAAGAGTCCACAGGTCCTGATGTGGGACCCCAAGACCCACCCGGACTGGAAGACCGTCGCCGACATCGGCAAGAGCGGCGCCAAGGTCGTGTACCGCGACGGCGAGGTCTTCGCCCCGATGCTGGTGGCGAAGGGGCTCATCAAGGAGAGCCAGCTGGACGGGAGTTACGACAGCTCACCGTCCCGTTTCGTCGCCGACCCCTCCATCGCGCAGCAGGGCTTCGCGACCGCGGAACCGTACATCTATGAGCACGAGGTCGCCGCCTGGAAGAAGCCGGTCAAGTTCCAGCTGCTGTCCGATGTCGGCTACACCGTCTACCCGGAGGCTCTCTCCGTCCGCACCGGTGCGCTGAAGAAGCTCAGCCCCTGCCTGAAGAAGCTGGTCCCCGTCATCCAGCAGTCGGCCGCCGACTTCGCCGCCGCTCCGGACACCGCGGTCACGCTCATCGACGACATCGTGAAGCAGTACGGCACGAGCTGGGTCTACTCCAAGGGCACCGGCCAGTACGCCGCCAAGGAGATGGTCAAGCTCGGCATCCTCGGCAACGAGGCCGACGGATCGATCGCGAGCTTCGACAAGAAGCGGGTGACCGACTCCCTGAGGACCTTCGGGCCGATCCTCGCCAAGGGCGGCGTCAAGATCCCGGCCGGGCTGAGCGCCGACGACCTGGCGACCAACGAATTCATCGACACCAAGATCGGAATGAAGTGATGGCCGTCGACCCCAAGGGCACGACCCTGTCCGCTGCCGAACTGCGCCGGATGACCGAACTGGTCGCGGACGACGCGATGGTGGGCGCCGGCCCAGGTGCCACGCACCGCACCCCCGGCATCGAGGAATTCTGTGCGGAGGCCGCCGCACTGCTGGGCGAGGATGCCGTCGTACGCGAGGACTCCGCCCTCGACAAGGCGTCCCGCGACTGGGCGCACATGTCGCCGATCCTCGCCGCCAAGCTCCCCGCCGGTCGCGCCGAGGTGGTGCTGCGCCCGTCCTCGTACGAGCAGATCCAGCCCCTCGTCGCTCTCGCCCATCGCCTGCGCATCCCGCTCACCCCGCGCGGCAAAGGCACCGGCAACTACGGTCAGGCGATCCCGCTGCACGGCGGCGCCGTCCTCGACCTCACCGGATGCGGACGCATCCTGGGCGCGGGCGACGGGTGGATCAGGGCCGAGGCGGGCGCGAAGATGTCCGACCTGGAGGCGCATGCGCGCACGCTGGGTCAGGAGTTGTGGATGTTCCCCTCCACCTTCGGGACATCGCTCGGCGGCTTCCTCTCCGGTGGGAACGGCGGCACGGGATCGCTCGCCAACGGCACCAACGGGGACGGTTTTGTACGGGAGTTGACCATCGTCCCGTGCACGGCGGAGGCCGAGCCCTTCACCGTACGCGGCGAGGAAGCACTCCCGTACATCCACGCCTACGGCACCACCGGCATCACCACGACCGCGACCGTCGCCCTCCAGCCGGCCCACGACTGGACCGGCCTCTTCGCCTCCTTCGACACCTGGACCTCCGCCACCGCCGCACTCTCCGACCTCGTGCGTCTGGAGCCCGCCCCGCGCCTGGTCTCCCTCGACGAGCCCGGCCTCGTCGAGGCCTTCGAGACCGACCCGGCCCTCGACCCGGCCGCGCTCAGCGTCCGCGCGATCATCGAGGAGCGGGCCGAGGACGACGCCCGCGCGGTCATCGAGAAGCACGGCGGTCGGGTGACGGA is a window of Streptomyces mirabilis DNA encoding:
- a CDS encoding FAD-binding oxidoreductase, whose translation is MAVDPKGTTLSAAELRRMTELVADDAMVGAGPGATHRTPGIEEFCAEAAALLGEDAVVREDSALDKASRDWAHMSPILAAKLPAGRAEVVLRPSSYEQIQPLVALAHRLRIPLTPRGKGTGNYGQAIPLHGGAVLDLTGCGRILGAGDGWIRAEAGAKMSDLEAHARTLGQELWMFPSTFGTSLGGFLSGGNGGTGSLANGTNGDGFVRELTIVPCTAEAEPFTVRGEEALPYIHAYGTTGITTTATVALQPAHDWTGLFASFDTWTSATAALSDLVRLEPAPRLVSLDEPGLVEAFETDPALDPAALSVRAIIEERAEDDARAVIEKHGGRVTEVRPAPRGPALISSLSFNHPTYHLMKAEAGYFHLEIGGDVLLGDPAAVKAVFPGTVLHLEGMRSGTVGMLMAHYQDEATVYEGIAALEALGVGVHDVHNWYVDRRLDLARAAARTADPLGLLNPGHLLGAR